From Pseudoalteromonas viridis, the proteins below share one genomic window:
- a CDS encoding ABC transporter permease, whose translation MWSDIQDALSALYRRWRMTVCFGLLLSSAMAALLVAGVLAWQAHGPLPYEQAERLVWVDGELRNEQGEVTLSESLSAPAAWDLHQTPGLFEQASPVYYTDMLYVNHPQQPRISAALVEPGYFSLFDMALQSGHYFTASTLQGQQAQSATQVVVSARFARRYLSEQDALGQVVQLDDRRFQVVGILAPDSREPELFRAAQYSDVFLPFFSHTATEITPYAHMAIRNNLMLVGRTLPGANTVLQAQALQLGADINELSRQYGFGDTSFRLTLRPLDSKLKGALQAMGSWLLGAALGVIVVTLCNLFALYLLDFKSRQAQLALHLALGARPSRLFRQVLCHAVALFGLSALVAMGLAPGLLALVQYWGEDILGSITWLHLSWQAYLGMWLVALVLAWGFARSVFAFVELHGLRQQLSGSGKGQVKQLPGWLSQLLINAQLVIGMVVLCFSLWLLSHYGAQMSKAQGFDDSGLMQVQMQQLDFERSEEKAQARRQLSEANIEALLAQPQIAAVSLAANHPLEMSWVEPISAVPDSARQLTAFGQWSGVDYFATVGQRVLAGSEFSAEQMTLDAPAEAVIINQSLASKLGLTLQDVGVTLYSRNQRPVRLQAIVEDVYSPALGTPDIVYLPHNFFVTNLMIRLAPGQSLTKPDLNALLRVQDTTQSVFQLTSMTAHAGAMSKSARLSAYTGIALSSLMMLLVGAGLYGVLGYLTLLSAPVWRIKWQLGAKAGTLLKEHLIIRVCKVLPVAVVAFLLLLGVCWVFKLAFMDVLFSFGLAVTFMFLMVLLLDCYHTNKLLKEFC comes from the coding sequence ATGTGGTCAGATATTCAGGATGCACTGAGTGCGCTGTATCGCCGCTGGCGAATGACAGTCTGTTTTGGTTTGTTGCTGTCCAGCGCCATGGCGGCACTTTTGGTGGCGGGCGTGCTTGCCTGGCAGGCACATGGTCCATTGCCCTATGAACAGGCTGAGCGGCTGGTCTGGGTTGATGGCGAGTTGCGCAATGAACAGGGTGAGGTAACCCTCAGTGAATCACTCTCGGCGCCCGCAGCCTGGGATTTGCACCAGACCCCAGGGCTGTTCGAGCAGGCCTCACCCGTGTATTACACAGATATGCTTTATGTGAATCATCCGCAGCAACCGCGTATTTCGGCGGCCCTGGTCGAACCGGGTTATTTTTCGCTGTTTGATATGGCGCTGCAAAGTGGCCATTATTTTACGGCCTCGACACTTCAGGGGCAGCAGGCGCAAAGCGCAACCCAGGTTGTAGTCAGTGCACGCTTTGCACGGCGCTATCTGTCAGAGCAAGATGCCCTTGGTCAGGTTGTTCAGCTGGACGATCGGCGCTTTCAGGTCGTGGGCATATTAGCCCCGGACAGTCGCGAACCGGAGCTGTTTCGGGCGGCGCAGTACAGCGACGTGTTTTTACCCTTTTTTAGCCATACTGCGACCGAGATCACCCCGTATGCGCACATGGCGATCCGCAACAACCTGATGCTGGTTGGGCGCACTTTGCCCGGGGCCAATACCGTGTTGCAAGCACAGGCCTTGCAATTGGGTGCGGATATTAATGAATTATCCAGGCAGTATGGCTTTGGCGATACCAGTTTCAGGCTAACCCTTCGCCCGCTCGACAGCAAACTCAAAGGTGCTTTGCAGGCAATGGGCAGCTGGTTGCTTGGCGCCGCACTTGGTGTGATTGTGGTGACCCTGTGTAACTTATTTGCGTTATATCTGCTGGATTTTAAAAGCCGCCAGGCACAGCTGGCGCTGCATCTGGCGCTGGGTGCCCGCCCGTCCCGGCTGTTTCGCCAGGTACTGTGTCATGCTGTAGCACTGTTCGGGTTATCCGCGTTGGTCGCGATGGGGCTGGCGCCAGGCCTGCTGGCGCTGGTGCAATACTGGGGAGAAGATATTCTGGGCAGTATCACCTGGTTGCATTTATCCTGGCAAGCCTATCTGGGCATGTGGCTGGTGGCGCTCGTACTGGCATGGGGATTTGCCCGCAGTGTGTTTGCCTTTGTCGAGCTGCACGGCCTCAGGCAACAACTCAGTGGCTCAGGAAAAGGACAGGTAAAGCAGTTACCGGGCTGGCTGAGCCAGTTGCTTATTAACGCCCAGCTGGTCATTGGCATGGTGGTATTGTGCTTTAGCCTTTGGTTGTTGAGTCATTACGGCGCGCAGATGAGCAAAGCGCAGGGGTTTGATGACAGCGGATTAATGCAAGTGCAAATGCAGCAGCTGGACTTTGAACGCAGTGAAGAAAAAGCGCAAGCCCGGCGCCAGCTGAGTGAAGCCAATATCGAGGCATTACTGGCTCAGCCCCAGATAGCAGCCGTCAGCTTAGCGGCAAATCATCCGCTGGAGATGTCCTGGGTGGAGCCTATCAGTGCGGTGCCAGACAGTGCCCGGCAGCTGACAGCCTTTGGCCAGTGGAGTGGGGTGGACTACTTTGCCACCGTTGGGCAACGCGTGCTGGCAGGCAGTGAATTCAGTGCAGAGCAAATGACGCTGGATGCTCCCGCCGAAGCGGTGATCATTAATCAAAGCCTGGCCAGTAAGCTCGGCCTGACGCTGCAAGATGTTGGCGTGACCCTGTATTCGCGTAATCAGCGTCCGGTCAGGTTGCAAGCCATTGTGGAAGATGTGTATTCCCCAGCGCTGGGCACCCCGGATATTGTTTATCTGCCGCACAACTTCTTTGTCACTAACCTGATGATCAGGCTGGCGCCCGGGCAATCATTGACCAAACCTGATCTGAATGCGCTGCTGCGCGTACAAGATACTACGCAAAGTGTATTTCAGTTAACCAGTATGACGGCGCACGCTGGGGCCATGAGTAAATCGGCCAGGCTCAGTGCCTACACAGGCATTGCTTTGAGCAGCTTGATGATGTTGCTGGTGGGAGCCGGCTTGTATGGCGTACTTGGCTACCTGACGCTGTTATCCGCCCCGGTATGGCGAATAAAGTGGCAGTTGGGGGCCAAGGCTGGCACGCTGTTAAAAGAGCACCTGATTATTCGGGTTTGTAAGGTCTTACCAGTTGCTGTTGTGGCATTTTTGTTACTTTTAGGCGTGTGTTGGGTGTTTAAACTGGCCTTTATGGATGTGCTGTTTAGCTTCGGGTTGGCTGTTACTTTTATGTTTTTAATGGTTTTATTGCTTGATTGCTACCACACCAACAAGCTACTGAAAGAGTTTTGCTAA
- a CDS encoding ABC transporter ATP-binding protein codes for MTQIIEMKHISKVFETEELQTHALRQVSLSIAQGEFVSVSGPSGCGKSTLLSIMGLLDEASSGQYLIQGTEVGTLTADQRAELRNRHIGFIFQSFNLIDELSVFNNVALPLRYSTTRLSRDEVQARVQSCLDKVGLSHRAAHKPDQLSGGQQQRVAIARALVANPSILLVDEPTGNLDSKSGDAVMQLIAQLHQQGTTICMVTHDPRYADMAPRQIRLLDGEIVGSSHTHDTARSAIA; via the coding sequence ATGACACAGATAATAGAAATGAAGCACATCAGTAAAGTATTCGAAACCGAAGAACTGCAAACGCACGCGCTGAGACAGGTGAGCCTGAGCATAGCGCAGGGGGAGTTTGTGTCTGTCTCTGGTCCGTCCGGGTGTGGTAAATCTACTTTATTGTCCATCATGGGATTACTGGATGAAGCAAGCAGTGGACAATACCTGATCCAGGGCACAGAAGTGGGGACATTAACCGCCGATCAGCGCGCAGAGTTAAGAAACCGCCACATCGGGTTTATTTTTCAGTCATTTAATCTGATCGACGAATTATCGGTGTTTAATAATGTGGCGCTGCCGCTGCGCTATAGCACCACCCGGTTGTCGCGCGATGAGGTGCAAGCGCGGGTACAAAGCTGCCTTGATAAAGTGGGCTTGTCGCATCGAGCAGCGCACAAGCCTGACCAACTCTCTGGCGGACAGCAACAGCGGGTTGCCATTGCCCGGGCGCTGGTCGCCAACCCGAGCATTTTGCTGGTGGATGAGCCGACGGGCAACCTGGACTCAAAAAGCGGGGATGCAGTGATGCAGCTGATCGCACAATTACATCAGCAGGGTACCACCATTTGTATGGTGACACATGACCCCAGATATGCCGATATGGCGCCGCGGCAGATCCGTCTGCTGGACGGTGAAATAGTGGGCAGCAGCCACACACATGATACAGCGCGCAGTGCGATTGCCTGA
- a CDS encoding efflux RND transporter periplasmic adaptor subunit gives MDLIKPPEPTKYWRRWYWALVPVFLLAGLWQFGAGEPVTRLARQDVLIATVEYGPLAIGVDSFGVLRSAEQHLLSAESDAVVKHIHLKAGAAVKVGDVIATLDNPDLSLAVAQAQQALQDSDMALQQLTLNQQREFLSEQTVLDKLTGDLATARFREQAEQGLAEKGIISQLAFAQTQSRVTNLARQMQSAQQRLEQLKKLHASAQQLASQRIVIRRQELARSRARLAALTITAPVAGILERMPLAVGQRLSVGDETALIGSQTHLLAELRVPQSQVQKVQPGQAVTVRIRDQQVTGTVGRVDPVVVDNSVKVEVALPQALPKAARPMLSIDASITVAELEQALYIRRPANVREQQSTQLYRLAEDGSTELATVHFGALAGRYVVIEQGAQRNQRWIISDLSNLAQQGAQVALN, from the coding sequence ATGGATCTAATCAAACCACCTGAACCCACAAAATACTGGCGTCGCTGGTATTGGGCACTGGTGCCCGTCTTTTTGCTGGCAGGGCTTTGGCAATTTGGCGCAGGTGAGCCTGTCACCCGGTTGGCCCGTCAGGATGTGTTGATCGCAACCGTAGAATACGGGCCGCTGGCCATTGGGGTCGACAGTTTTGGTGTATTGCGCAGCGCCGAGCAGCATCTGCTGAGCGCAGAAAGCGATGCGGTGGTGAAGCACATTCATCTTAAAGCCGGGGCAGCCGTGAAGGTGGGTGACGTGATTGCCACGCTCGACAACCCGGACCTGTCACTGGCGGTTGCGCAGGCACAGCAGGCACTGCAAGACAGCGATATGGCGTTGCAGCAGCTGACACTCAATCAGCAGCGGGAGTTTCTCAGTGAACAAACGGTACTGGATAAACTCACCGGGGATCTGGCAACCGCACGGTTCAGGGAGCAGGCCGAGCAGGGACTGGCTGAAAAAGGGATTATCTCACAACTGGCGTTTGCCCAGACTCAGTCGCGAGTGACCAATCTGGCCCGTCAAATGCAAAGCGCACAGCAGCGTCTGGAGCAGCTAAAAAAGCTGCATGCCAGTGCGCAGCAGCTGGCGTCGCAGCGAATTGTTATCCGGCGCCAGGAGTTGGCGCGCAGCCGTGCTAGGTTAGCTGCACTGACGATCACGGCGCCCGTTGCGGGTATTTTGGAGCGTATGCCGCTGGCTGTGGGTCAGCGACTCAGTGTGGGTGACGAAACTGCCTTGATCGGCAGTCAGACGCATTTGCTCGCCGAACTGAGGGTGCCGCAATCTCAGGTGCAAAAAGTACAGCCAGGGCAGGCGGTGACGGTGCGGATCCGCGACCAGCAGGTCACAGGCACGGTGGGGCGGGTTGATCCTGTGGTGGTCGATAACAGCGTGAAAGTGGAAGTGGCTTTGCCTCAGGCATTGCCCAAAGCCGCCCGGCCTATGCTCAGCATTGATGCCAGTATCACGGTCGCTGAGCTGGAGCAGGCCTTGTATATCCGTCGTCCGGCGAATGTGCGCGAGCAGCAGAGCACCCAGTTATATCGGCTTGCCGAGGATGGCTCTACGGAACTTGCCACTGTGCACTTTGGTGCACTGGCTGGGCGCTATGTGGTGATTGAACAGGGTGCGCAGCGCAATCAGCGTTGGATTATTTCTGACTTGAGCAATCTGGCACAACAGGGCGCGCAGGTCGCGCTGAATTAA
- a CDS encoding calcium-binding protein — MVVYQKALLAAALSLTWLPNNAQALRLAAPGTFCSGLDRTQIEVGEHVENQYMTYLALSPKLADTALSVSGSQSSIVVSYNGRCEVLNGSNYNGLHVNLPDSGEFYDGSKLDFHQQVFGGEGNDEIRTGNKVDYIYGNGGNDQIFSFGDFERVDGGAGADCVEQGDEGAIPSNIKNTEATSCANYAPARCEGLDRSKISVADDNSSNPYMTYLAVSPNVSGEKLTAEGDDALVTVYYAGSCETFDVGNHNGFQVNLADSGEEYDGTALNWHQLVYGGDGNDTILTGNKVDYVYGGKGDDTIYTYGDFEKVDGGTGMDCLTEGSSGSIPSNISGIEQYSCTPAGNVPDSLTTAYARCHMQTGSFDSELNNGVWKLRALDSNLALFVEEHEEYVFAYSAGYQHCAFTNAVEAVEVQLSNGNDTLSASGVGRDMTVYGLNGNDTILTGRGNDLIFGGDGKDKIRAGAGNDWVAGGSEIATDHRGVVHRVRISGYNNDGADDIKGENGNDVLFGNRDGDNISGGTGKTSSLVMMVTKTVYTVTLGLTSSLIPAVVPGATGLSPGVAVVRTFWSVNAAIVNLAAAAAKTS, encoded by the coding sequence ATGGTGGTTTATCAAAAGGCACTCCTGGCAGCGGCGCTCTCGCTGACCTGGCTGCCAAACAATGCACAGGCCCTGCGTCTGGCTGCGCCTGGCACTTTCTGTAGTGGTCTGGACCGGACCCAGATAGAAGTCGGCGAGCATGTTGAAAATCAATATATGACTTATCTGGCACTGAGCCCCAAGCTGGCCGACACCGCGCTGAGTGTGTCAGGCAGCCAGTCTTCAATTGTGGTGTCGTACAATGGCCGCTGTGAAGTGCTCAACGGTAGCAACTACAACGGACTGCACGTGAACCTGCCAGACAGCGGTGAATTTTACGATGGCAGTAAACTGGATTTTCACCAGCAGGTATTCGGTGGTGAAGGGAACGACGAGATCCGCACGGGTAATAAAGTCGACTACATTTACGGCAATGGCGGTAACGATCAGATCTTCTCGTTTGGTGACTTTGAGCGTGTAGATGGTGGCGCTGGTGCAGACTGTGTTGAGCAGGGCGATGAAGGGGCGATCCCAAGTAACATTAAAAATACAGAAGCAACCAGTTGTGCCAACTATGCCCCTGCAAGGTGTGAGGGCCTGGACCGCAGCAAGATCAGCGTCGCGGATGACAACTCCTCTAATCCATATATGACTTACCTGGCGGTGTCGCCCAATGTGAGCGGTGAGAAGCTCACGGCCGAAGGTGACGATGCCCTGGTAACCGTATATTACGCGGGCAGCTGTGAAACCTTCGATGTGGGCAACCACAACGGCTTCCAGGTTAACCTGGCTGACAGTGGCGAAGAATATGACGGCACGGCACTGAACTGGCACCAGCTGGTATACGGCGGTGATGGTAATGACACCATCCTAACCGGTAATAAAGTGGACTATGTGTATGGCGGAAAGGGCGATGACACCATTTATACCTACGGCGACTTCGAAAAAGTCGACGGCGGTACCGGTATGGACTGTCTGACCGAAGGCTCAAGCGGCAGTATCCCAAGTAACATCAGTGGTATTGAGCAATATTCCTGTACGCCAGCGGGGAATGTACCAGACAGCCTGACAACGGCCTACGCGCGTTGTCATATGCAAACCGGCAGCTTTGATAGTGAGCTGAATAATGGGGTGTGGAAACTTCGCGCACTTGACAGCAATCTGGCCCTGTTTGTTGAAGAGCACGAAGAGTATGTGTTTGCTTACTCCGCAGGCTATCAACACTGTGCATTTACTAATGCGGTGGAAGCCGTTGAGGTGCAGCTGTCGAACGGCAACGATACCCTGTCGGCAAGCGGTGTTGGTCGCGATATGACAGTGTATGGCCTCAATGGTAACGACACAATTTTGACTGGCCGGGGTAACGACTTGATCTTTGGCGGTGATGGCAAAGACAAGATCCGCGCAGGCGCCGGTAACGACTGGGTTGCCGGTGGCTCGGAGATTGCCACCGATCACCGTGGCGTGGTGCACCGGGTGCGCATCAGTGGCTACAACAATGACGGCGCAGACGACATTAAAGGTGAGAATGGCAACGACGTGCTGTTTGGTAACCGGGATGGCGACAATATCTCAGGGGGGACGGGGAAGACATCATCTTTGGTAATGATGGTAACAAAGACCGTTTATACGGTAACTCTGGGGCTGACATCATCGTTGATTCCGGCGGTGGTTCCTGGGGCAACCGGGCTAAGTCCTGGGGTGGCAGTGGTCAGGACATTCTGGTCTGTGAACGCGGCCATTGTGAACTTAGCGGCGGCGGCAGCAAAGACTTCTTAG